A genomic region of Caloramator mitchellensis contains the following coding sequences:
- a CDS encoding proline--tRNA ligase, producing the protein MRLSNLFMPTLREVPAEAEIASHQLMLRAALMRKLASGVYNYLPLGLRVLRKIEEIVREEMNREGAQEILCSALLPSELWKESGRWEVFGPEMFKLLDRNGREFCLGPTHEEIFTDIIRNEVKSYKDMPLNIYQIQTKYRDERRPRFGVMRSREFTMKDAYSFDTSWEGLDESFNKMHRAYTRIFERCGLDFKAVEADTGAMGGTGSMEFMVKSDIGEAEVVFCSSCDYAANIEKAPTFDKEIERKEDAKALEKVETPNVRTIEELVGFFNTTAEKFAKTLIYKADDKVVAVMVRGDRDVNETKVVNHLKCINFELADAETVKKATGADVGFAGPIGIKVDELLIDFEVKNIENMIIGANKTGYHIINAKYGRDFEGTLGDFRNIAVGDKCPKCGAEITINRGIEVGHIFKLGTKYSSAMNATFVDDKGEEKPIIMGCYGIGINRTMAAVIEQNHDEKGIMWPLSVAPYHVIVVPVVMKDEFAVNAAEEIYSKLNEMGIETLIDDRDERAGVKFNDADLIGIPIRITVGKKIKDGIVEFKLRNSSEVKEIKVEEIYDEVLKVFKQNNVKIKRLV; encoded by the coding sequence ATGAGACTTAGCAATTTGTTTATGCCAACATTAAGGGAGGTTCCAGCAGAAGCTGAAATAGCAAGCCATCAGCTTATGCTAAGAGCTGCGCTGATGAGAAAATTAGCATCGGGAGTTTATAACTATCTGCCATTAGGGCTAAGGGTTTTAAGAAAGATTGAAGAAATAGTAAGAGAAGAGATGAATAGGGAAGGAGCACAGGAGATACTTTGTTCTGCTCTTTTACCATCTGAGCTTTGGAAGGAATCAGGAAGATGGGAAGTATTTGGACCAGAGATGTTTAAACTGCTCGATAGAAATGGAAGAGAGTTTTGTTTAGGGCCAACGCATGAGGAGATTTTTACAGACATAATTAGAAATGAAGTAAAGTCATACAAGGATATGCCATTAAATATTTATCAGATTCAAACCAAATACAGGGATGAAAGAAGACCTAGATTTGGTGTAATGAGAAGCAGAGAATTTACGATGAAGGATGCCTACAGCTTTGATACTTCCTGGGAAGGACTTGATGAATCCTTTAATAAGATGCACAGGGCATATACAAGAATATTTGAAAGATGCGGACTTGACTTTAAGGCAGTGGAAGCTGATACAGGCGCTATGGGTGGAACCGGCTCAATGGAATTTATGGTTAAATCCGATATTGGTGAAGCTGAAGTTGTATTCTGCTCAAGCTGTGACTATGCAGCAAATATAGAAAAGGCACCAACATTTGATAAAGAAATTGAAAGAAAAGAAGATGCAAAGGCTTTAGAAAAAGTTGAGACACCAAATGTAAGAACAATTGAGGAATTGGTTGGTTTCTTCAACACAACTGCAGAAAAATTTGCAAAAACGTTGATATATAAAGCAGATGATAAAGTTGTTGCAGTTATGGTAAGAGGAGATAGAGATGTCAATGAAACAAAGGTAGTAAACCACTTAAAATGCATCAACTTTGAACTTGCTGACGCAGAAACAGTAAAGAAGGCTACCGGTGCTGATGTTGGATTTGCCGGACCGATTGGAATAAAGGTTGATGAGCTTTTAATAGATTTTGAAGTTAAGAATATAGAAAATATGATAATTGGTGCTAATAAAACAGGATATCATATAATAAATGCAAAATATGGAAGAGACTTTGAAGGAACTCTTGGAGATTTTAGAAACATAGCAGTTGGAGATAAATGTCCAAAGTGTGGTGCCGAGATTACAATTAACAGAGGCATTGAAGTTGGACATATTTTCAAGCTGGGCACAAAATATTCAAGCGCCATGAATGCAACATTTGTCGACGACAAGGGAGAAGAAAAGCCAATAATAATGGGTTGCTATGGTATAGGTATAAACAGAACTATGGCAGCAGTAATTGAACAAAACCACGACGAAAAAGGGATTATGTGGCCACTTTCAGTTGCTCCATATCATGTAATAGTTGTTCCCGTTGTTATGAAGGATGAATTTGCAGTTAATGCTGCAGAAGAAATCTATTCTAAACTAAATGAAATGGGAATTGAAACATTAATAGACGATAGAGACGAAAGAGCAGGTGTTAAATTTAATGACGCCGACCTTATTGGAATACCTATAAGAATTACTGTAGGAAAGAAGATAAAGGATGGAATCGTTGAATTTAAACTTAGAAATTCTAGTGAAGTTAAAGAAATAAAAGTTGAAGAAATCTACGACGAAGTTTTAAAAGTGTTCAAACAAAACAATGTAAAAATTAAGAGGCTGGTTTAG
- a CDS encoding methionine ABC transporter ATP-binding protein has product MIQIRNLSKSYFVEGKKIEVLKKINLEIEDGDIFGIIGPSGAGKTTLIRCLNLLERPDEGQILIDGEDITKMKNSKLRDVRKRMSMIFQHFNLLQNSNVYKNVAFPLEISGYKKEMIEKKVDELLKIVDLEEKKFSYPSMLSGGQKQRVAIARALANNPRYILSDEATSALDPVTTTSILNLLKSLNENFGITVILITHEMSVVKQICNKVAFIEYGHIVESGKTNDILFNSESDNIKRFINPSHELNYTDKNLISGLNFA; this is encoded by the coding sequence ATGATCCAAATAAGGAATTTAAGTAAATCATATTTTGTCGAAGGGAAAAAAATAGAGGTATTAAAAAAAATAAATCTTGAAATTGAGGACGGCGATATTTTTGGAATCATTGGACCAAGCGGTGCAGGAAAGACAACACTGATAAGATGTCTCAATTTATTGGAAAGACCGGATGAGGGACAAATTTTAATAGATGGGGAAGATATTACTAAGATGAAGAATAGCAAGTTGAGGGATGTAAGAAAAAGAATGAGCATGATATTTCAACATTTTAACTTATTACAAAATTCAAATGTTTATAAGAACGTTGCATTCCCACTTGAAATATCAGGTTATAAAAAGGAAATGATTGAGAAAAAAGTTGATGAATTGCTAAAAATTGTTGATTTAGAGGAAAAAAAATTCTCATATCCTTCGATGCTATCAGGTGGTCAGAAACAGAGGGTTGCAATAGCAAGGGCACTGGCGAATAATCCAAGATATATACTTTCTGATGAGGCTACGTCAGCACTTGACCCAGTTACAACTACATCTATATTAAATTTACTAAAATCATTAAATGAAAACTTTGGAATTACTGTTATACTGATTACCCATGAGATGAGCGTAGTCAAGCAGATTTGCAACAAAGTTGCTTTTATTGAATACGGGCATATTGTTGAATCAGGAAAGACAAATGACATTTTGTTTAACTCTGAATCAGATAATATAAAAAGATTTATAAATCCGAGCCATGAGTTAAATTACACAGATAAAAACTTAATTTCAGGTTTGAATTTTGCATAA